Proteins encoded by one window of Tunturibacter psychrotolerans:
- the lysA gene encoding diaminopimelate decarboxylase — translation MPKKIAAPPPETQPSPRPFAYRNRLLHCDGADLTSLAAEHGTPLYVYSAQQISHRFQLFAEAFASRPHTICYAVKANSSLAILRLLAKQRAGFDIVSGGELERVRKAHKPALKKVVFSGVGKQIWEIDAALNADILLFNVESEAELHLLAARAEACNKVAPFALRVNPDVFAETHPYISTGLSEHKFGIDIKAARAIYRSAKKTKWLDPAGVSVHIGSQIRKVDPFAAALTRVTSLIADLRKDGHNIRYVDAGGGLGVDYGATAFDPAKQVAKYAAALTKSLGEESAHLLLEPGRFIIAQAGALLTRVLYVKKNGTKTFIITDAGMNDLIRPALYHAHHEIIPIKQPTGKSTLTADIVGPVCESGDFFARDRTLPPVKPNDLVLLLDAGAYGMSQTSNYNSRPRPAEILIDGDITKLIRRRETMRDLLAPELL, via the coding sequence TTGCCCAAAAAGATCGCCGCCCCTCCGCCTGAAACACAACCCAGCCCTCGCCCATTCGCCTACCGCAATCGTCTCCTCCACTGCGACGGAGCGGACCTCACCTCCCTTGCCGCCGAACACGGCACCCCGCTCTACGTCTACTCTGCGCAACAAATCTCCCATCGCTTCCAACTCTTCGCAGAAGCCTTCGCCAGCCGTCCCCACACCATCTGCTACGCCGTCAAAGCAAACTCCTCCCTCGCCATCTTGCGCCTCCTGGCAAAGCAGCGAGCAGGCTTCGACATCGTCTCCGGCGGCGAACTCGAACGCGTCCGCAAAGCTCACAAGCCCGCACTGAAAAAAGTAGTCTTCTCCGGCGTAGGCAAACAGATCTGGGAGATCGACGCGGCCCTCAACGCCGACATCCTCCTCTTCAACGTCGAGTCCGAAGCCGAGCTCCACCTCCTCGCCGCCCGCGCCGAAGCCTGCAACAAAGTCGCCCCCTTCGCCCTCCGCGTCAACCCCGACGTCTTCGCCGAAACCCACCCCTACATCTCCACCGGCCTCAGCGAGCACAAGTTCGGCATCGACATCAAAGCCGCCCGCGCCATCTATCGCAGCGCAAAAAAAACCAAGTGGCTCGACCCCGCCGGCGTCTCCGTCCACATCGGCTCGCAGATCCGCAAAGTAGATCCCTTCGCCGCCGCGCTCACCCGAGTCACCAGCCTCATCGCCGATCTGCGCAAGGACGGCCACAACATCCGCTACGTCGACGCAGGCGGCGGCCTAGGCGTCGACTACGGCGCAACAGCCTTCGATCCCGCAAAGCAAGTTGCAAAATACGCCGCCGCCCTCACCAAAAGTCTCGGCGAAGAATCAGCCCATCTCCTCCTCGAGCCCGGCCGCTTCATCATCGCGCAAGCAGGCGCGCTCCTTACCCGCGTCCTCTACGTCAAAAAGAACGGCACAAAAACCTTCATCATCACCGACGCCGGCATGAACGATCTCATCCGCCCCGCGCTCTACCACGCGCACCACGAGATCATCCCCATCAAACAGCCAACAGGGAAGTCCACTCTCACCGCCGACATCGTAGGTCCCGTCTGCGAATCAGGCGACTTCTTCGCCCGCGACCGCACCCTCCCGCCGGTCAAACCAAACGACCTCGTCCTGCTCCTCGACGCCGGAGCCTATGGTATGTC